agtcattatttgcagactgcaactaggatatctatgcaactggcaaatcatcatcgaTATCGACAAGGCCACAGCAGCACAACAGACCGGAAAGACAACAACTGTCGGCAACTGACagatgaacctctgcaacactacctattgCATTGTCCAGAAACAAGCCTACTAAGACAGAACTTCAACTCTAATATTCCTGTAACTGCGACAGCAATCGTAAAACACATTATCCCTTTaaagtccaccctaggttttatgggaaactttaaaaaatccttttagtaGGTTATTATATTGGTAAATATCAAGACCTTTTTACTCCTATGTATTTTCAAAAAAGTTTCAAAATTagtgaaataattgcatgcaataaaATATCCCATATAGGTAACTTGGGCAAGTTTAGGCGGACCATGCTCATCTCATATGGGATCGTTTGGGCCATAACGGTAAACTTTTTCATGTTTATACTAAAGTTGATTTGCccacaaatcatatgattattattgatgaatcacttttttttgttccaatgtataacagaaacacagagATGGCTTTACAAtttaattaatataagaaatacaatatacaatacaaaacaaaaagagtaaaaaaatacacaaaatataataaaacttactCATAATTATAAAAATTGAAACATACAGTACACACTTACTTACAAACCTTATGAAAGGAAGCAAAGCAATTCCTACTTTTAGTGAGGCATAGGGCCACCTTGCATTCCTCGTACATCCAGCACAAATCTAgccacgctggagcggcagaacaacttgtacccccacttgtcaggcttcttggctacatgcTGGTGAAGGTTACCggcccttgtgcccttgtaggtGACGATCACTTCAATGGAGTGGATAGGGGTCTCGGGAAATTCAGGAACTCTTTTGACCTCggtgaaggggactctcaccttgaagaatcAATCTTGGGAGGCTGTGgttgctgcctggtcattgtcgttgaagtgaaggAAGATCAAATTgacttgaagcggttcctggacatgaagtctgcaacttGAGGActcctggtcttcacggcccagaagtcgactaTGCTAGGGAGGGAAACCAGGCCCATGTACATGATGAGGCAAAGGAAAACCATAagatcctcttctgatatgtggaagttgctacttacatccttctgtcttgaatACAGGTTGGATTGGAACACAATGTGTTCCcacaattcagctgtgaagaactgggagaaatattcataaggttccctcaaaaagtccggctgtggatgaatgaagtttgGCAGGGACTAGATATCAATGTCGTCCTTTTTCCATTCATCAGCACGAGACCTCTTATGCTCAACCTcagcttcctcttccacaggcatctcctgagggacaacattgaccttgcgagctgaaacaagaataaagtaacattagtgaaacagtaaatgaatcatgtgtgcttgtgtttgtgcatgcatgtgtgcttgtgtgtgcatgcatgtgtgcttgtgtgtgtgcatgtgggtctgcatgtgtgtgtgcattgtgtgtgtgcattgtgtgtgcttgcgtgtgcatgtgtgagtgCATTAATGTGTGCTTGTGTGagagcatgtgtgtgcatgtgtatgtcagtgagaatgcaagtaaacaaataagttttaaaaatacccattgtttacaCACCATTTAAAGAGCAACAAAATTTAAAGAACCCTTATAACAACAAgacttttaaaaacaatttttaaaacagatatatctctctctctctctctctctctctctctctcatactaacctccAGAGATAGAagggtcaaaggcatcctcctgagtaaggcctgCGTCAGGAACATCggtagggtcgtcgtcatcactgttaACGTCCAAAGGGCCCTCGTccacatcacttccttcagcatcgtcaggggcTACCCATGGTGTACAATCCTGAATCTCCAATGCAgcattgcgatgcccataaaacatATGGCTGTGAAactgcaaaaacataaaaaaacaattctAAATTCATGTAATGGAAAAAATGTAACTTTGCCTAACAAAAACCTATCATTCAATCCCTTGTAAGTTAATAATTTACATGCACATGAACCTAACATCTCTAAATCATCACTATCATTTTtagtaaaaatattcaaaaatttctaAACCAAGCACTAAAATAAATTTGTTAGGTGTCGTATTCTATTGGCTGGTTTAACCGTTACGGTCCAAAAGGTTCCACGTGGGATGAGCGTGGTCTCTCTAAACTCGACCTAAGTATCCCGCATGTGATCAATACTTTTTTCATTAGTCACTACGACACTTCAGTAACACTAAAGCACTGCAAATCCACATCAAAAGGTAGGCTTCACTATctcacagtcactgtgtacttaccatgattacgaNNNNNNNNNNNNNNNNNNNNNNNNNNNNNNNNNNNNNNNNNNNNNNNNNNNNNNNNNNNNNNNNNNNNNNNNNNNNNNNNNNNNNNNNNNNNNNNNNNNNNNNNNNNNNNNNNNNNNNNNNNNNNNNNNNNNNNNNNNNNNNNNNNNNNNNNNNNNNNNNNNNNNNNNNNNNNNNNNNNNNNNNNNNNNNNNNNNNNNNNNNNNNNNNNNNNNNNNNNNNNNNNNNNNNNNNNNNNNNNNNNNNNNNNNNNNNNNNNNNNNNNNNNNNNNNNNNNNNNNNNNNNNNNNNNNNNNNNNNNNNNNNNNNNNNNNNNNNNNNNNNNNNNNNNNNNNNNNNNNNNNNNNNNNNNNNNNNNNNNNNNNNNNNNNNNNNNNNNNNNNNNNNNNNNNNNNNNNNNNNNNNNNNNNNNNNNNNNNNNNNNNNNNNNNNNNNNNNNNNNNNNNNNNNNNNNNNNNNNNNNNNNNNNNNNNNNNNNNNNNNNNNNNNNNNNNNNNNNNNNGAGGAACCTGAATGAGAATGAAAAATGAAGAGAGCAAATCAGGTCCAGTGAATCTTTAGTAAAATATGTAAGATACGTTCAATTTTGTTTGTCGATTATACGAGCGTGAATTTGGACTTTAACACACGTTTTTGAAGAATTCGtacgtattttttttaatatctttatggaATATATCATGATTaatgtaaaaaaacaaataataacaaaattagtgTTAAGGTAGCTAATTGCTATGGTGGGTTAATTAAATTctgtatttttttcaatttctgtttttatatatctttaagTCATATATCatgattaatgtattaaaaaaaacttcagaattagTGTTCATATCACTAAACCCTAGGGGGGTGGGGGTTATTTCCTAATTACCTGAAACAGCGTATAATTACAGGTGATTTTCTACTGGTATCATGCTTTCAGAAGCGTTTCAATAACAGTCATAATGATGATAAGTCCCATTATTTATCGCCATTGTTATCAACAGATATTTCGTAATTTTCCAgcgccatttttttttatctaattacttTTATGATCTATTCATATTCCTCGCAcacgacggagagagagagagagagagagagagagagagagagagagagagagagagagagagagagagaacgttacagATTAAGTGTTGCAATAAAGGATACATATCTTGTTTTTACTGCTTCATTCCTGCTACCTTGATCTCCTCTCCTTACTTTATTCTCGAAACAAGACGCTATCAAATACCATGAAAAAATATTGCTCGTTATAAACTTAACGTGAACAATAGAAAACCAAAAAGTACAATCATCCTTTGTTGGTTTTTTTCCACAAAAGTTTGTCtttgtttcccatttttttttaattttttttttttttcaaaagttccaGTCgttttcattctaaaaaaaaatggtaattatatATCTTTCTTTATAAAGCTCTGTATTATCATCACAAGAGATACGTAGCATTAATGATATCATCTTCATAACTTTAAAtgatattttctctttctctctctctctctctctaaaaaaaattctGTTAGTCCATAAATCCTTTAATTCTCGGACAGAAATACAGTTTCATTGatagaatcatctctctctctctctctctctctctctctctctctctctctctctctctctctctctctccaaacagacTTCTGTTAGTCCATAAATCCTTTCTTGTCGCACAGAAATTCAGTTTCGTTGatagaagaaaatctctctctctctctctctctctctctctctctctctctctctctaaacagactTCTGTTAGTCCATAAAGCCTTTCTTCTCGGAAAAAAATTCAGTTTCGTTgatagaagaatctctctctctctctctctctctctctctctctctctctctctctctctctctctctctctctctctctccaaagaaattTCTGTTAGTCCATAAATCATTTCTTCTCGGACAGAAATTCAGTTTCGTTgatagaaaaatctctctctctctctctctctctctctctctctctctctctctctctctctctctctctctctctctctttctctccaaagAAATTTCTGTTAGTCCATTAATCATTTCTTCTCGGACAGAAATTCAGTTTCGTTgatagaagaatctctctctctctctctctctctaaaacaaggTAATTTCTATCAACCCACAAATCCTTTCTTCTCGGACAGAAATTCAGTTTCATTGATAGAAGAATAGGAATGTAAACTTTGCAATGTTCCTCAGGTTCCTATACACTACTTCATCATAACTGGCGGAACTATGGATCCCTTCGAAATTTGTctgaacccattttttttttctcactgtccTTCTTCCCTTTTCCTTCGGAGCCGAAGTATAAAAAGGAATCTTGTTGACCTTCGCGACGGGTTTTGTGTTACTCGCAAGGGAAAATGCTCCAGGGCAATTTCATTCTGACCACAAACCAGGAAGTTAGTGAATTAAATTCTCGTGGCTAttgtatacactactactactactactactactactactactactactacaactaatagcagtaataataataataatgataaatataataataataataattataataataataataataattatggaattAAAATGACTATGGCTTAACAGTTTAATAACGTATAAGATAAACCTTATTCCACAGctggtagaataataataataataataataataataataataataataataataataataataatacttagttgCTACAATAAGCCAGTAATATTATTTTCCATGAAACAAGAGTTAACAGCAACAAACTTTCGAGACTAAAATAAAATGAAGGGACCTTGAGAATAATATGGCTTGGTATAAAAAATGTCAATGCAGTGAGAAATGGACGCTAGGGGAGGGCACCTGATCTTCAACGGATCCCCCACTGGTGCCACGTATGGAAATTCCGCCGTTCTTTAAAGGCTAACCAGCCAACCTTGAGCttattaatttaagaaaaaaaaaaaaaattacttataaaactAGGAATTTAATTTGGAAATGACTGGTCTTTACTCGAGATGATTACCTTATAGAGTAATGTCATTCATTAATGTACAGATTTTTAACAACTCCATACGAATGTTTTGCCTTCAAAGAAAATATCTAAGAGTAGAAAATATGTAATGGATATGTaatctgaaaatattgaaaaaaaaaaatcaataaaaaa
The DNA window shown above is from Palaemon carinicauda isolate YSFRI2023 chromosome 37, ASM3689809v2, whole genome shotgun sequence and carries:
- the LOC137629607 gene encoding protein virilizer homolog; its protein translation is MFHSHMFYGHRNAALEIQDCTPWVAPDDAEGSDVDEGPLDVNSDDDDPTDVPDAGLTQEDAFDPSISGARKVNVVPQEMPVEEEAEVEHKRSRADEWKKDDIDI